Proteins from a single region of Nocardioides anomalus:
- a CDS encoding MalY/PatB family protein: MPLLRDLTDDEARAALVLKWGQTEPGTIPAWVAEMDYAVAPPVLDAVRAAVERGELGYPRDDRAGGELGAAYSRWAARHFNQDVDPDHVQVTADVTVGVRIALEVLSERAPFVLPLPAYDPQHGLGAITGLEQWGLPVDPDGDGYALDLDALDALFARGARTLLLTQPHNPGGHVFTRGELEGIRDVVTRHGARVVSDEIHGPLVLPGAEHVPYLSIDGTADHAVAVTAASKAFNVPGLKCAQILTTDAATRDRLLTIPWAQNDSWGSLGVAAALAAYDHGDAWLAELIERLDQQRTLLASLVAEHLPDARMRPLEATYMAWLDLRAYGHDDPAAVIRRGGVRVSPGESYWPGLTGHVRLNIATSPDRLTEIVRRMGAALTDRA, from the coding sequence GTGCCCCTCCTCCGCGACCTGACCGACGACGAGGCCCGCGCCGCCCTGGTGCTCAAGTGGGGCCAGACCGAGCCCGGCACCATCCCGGCCTGGGTGGCCGAGATGGACTACGCCGTCGCCCCGCCCGTCCTCGACGCCGTGCGCGCGGCGGTCGAGCGGGGCGAGCTCGGCTACCCCCGCGACGACCGCGCCGGTGGCGAGCTCGGCGCGGCGTACTCCCGCTGGGCCGCGCGCCACTTCAACCAGGACGTCGACCCCGACCACGTCCAGGTCACCGCCGACGTGACCGTCGGCGTCCGCATCGCCCTCGAGGTGCTCAGCGAGCGCGCGCCCTTCGTGCTCCCGCTTCCGGCGTACGACCCCCAGCACGGGCTGGGCGCGATCACCGGCCTCGAGCAGTGGGGCCTGCCCGTCGACCCCGACGGCGACGGCTACGCGCTCGACCTCGACGCCCTCGACGCGCTGTTCGCCCGCGGCGCCCGCACCCTGCTGCTCACCCAGCCCCACAACCCCGGCGGCCACGTGTTCACCCGAGGCGAGCTCGAGGGCATCCGCGACGTCGTGACCCGGCACGGCGCCCGCGTGGTCAGCGACGAGATCCACGGGCCGCTCGTGCTCCCCGGCGCCGAGCACGTGCCGTACCTGTCGATCGACGGCACCGCCGACCACGCCGTCGCCGTCACCGCCGCCTCCAAGGCCTTCAACGTGCCCGGCCTCAAGTGCGCCCAGATCCTCACCACCGACGCCGCCACCCGTGACCGGCTGCTCACCATCCCCTGGGCCCAGAACGACTCCTGGGGCTCCCTCGGCGTCGCCGCCGCCCTCGCGGCGTACGACCACGGCGACGCCTGGCTCGCCGAGCTGATCGAACGGCTCGACCAGCAGCGCACGCTGCTGGCCTCTCTCGTGGCCGAGCACCTCCCCGACGCCCGGATGCGGCCGCTCGAGGCGACGTACATGGCCTGGCTGGACCTGCGCGCCTACGGCCACGACGACCCCGCCGCCGTCATCCGCCGCGGCGGCGTCCGCGTCTCCCCCGGTGAGTCCTACTGGCCCGGGCTCACCGGCCACGTGCGGCTCAACATCGCCACCTCACCCGACCGACTCACGGAAATCGTGCGCCGAATGGGTGCGGCGCTCACCGACCGCGCTTGA
- a CDS encoding choice-of-anchor Q domain-containing protein, translating to MSPRLGALAAVLVVPVLPLVVSAPAHAATAEICVNMPAATGNCDVRFDTSTATPNPLQTALGVANSDGVANRIRLGAGDYPGGPYVLNGNGQGLDVVGNNNGSGNQATIVVGPDAADPAVSVDSATIRNLRIEMHGSGGTGLLLQNGAIASEVFVANTTGATGSTGIRANGSRVSGSTVNLREGTGNTAYVQVGTAPGTITTSTFRAVGTAVLAQAGALSIDNSLIDLEAVGQLGLSATPAGGATSVTVNARHLTVVGGAAGADGVQAEAAGSGVTSAVNLFNSIVRVPDRSLVASGNGTVAVNHSDYPAGSTTGTITAGAGNITADPLFLNPATGDYSLKAGSPAVDVADPATPTATDRDGNPRVVDGDQNGTAVPDMGAYELQVAKASFTTTPPALSNNRQPVFQFTGGAATARLECSLDGGGWQTCTSPATTPPLADGAHSFAVRAVTAAGVVQATPASTSFSVDATAPDTLFTKKPQKRFFKQKVKFKFASTEPGSKFQCQLDNKGWKNCSATWKFNTKVGKHVLLVRAQDSAGNLDASPARYKFKRIKRGR from the coding sequence GTGAGCCCTCGTCTCGGCGCGCTCGCCGCCGTCCTCGTCGTCCCTGTCCTCCCGCTCGTGGTCAGCGCCCCAGCGCACGCCGCCACGGCCGAGATCTGCGTCAACATGCCGGCCGCCACCGGCAACTGCGACGTCCGCTTCGACACCTCGACCGCTACGCCCAACCCGCTCCAGACCGCCCTCGGCGTCGCGAACAGCGACGGTGTCGCCAACCGGATCAGGCTGGGCGCGGGCGACTACCCCGGCGGCCCCTACGTGCTGAACGGCAACGGTCAGGGGCTCGACGTGGTCGGCAACAACAACGGCTCCGGCAACCAGGCCACGATCGTGGTCGGACCCGACGCGGCCGACCCCGCGGTGAGCGTGGACAGCGCGACGATCCGCAACCTGCGGATCGAGATGCACGGCTCTGGAGGCACCGGGCTGCTGCTCCAGAACGGTGCGATCGCGTCCGAGGTCTTCGTCGCCAACACGACCGGCGCCACCGGCTCGACCGGCATCCGCGCCAACGGCTCGAGGGTGTCCGGCAGCACGGTGAACCTGCGCGAGGGCACGGGCAACACCGCCTACGTCCAGGTCGGCACCGCCCCCGGGACGATCACCACGTCGACCTTCCGTGCGGTCGGCACGGCGGTCCTCGCTCAAGCCGGCGCGCTCAGCATCGACAACTCGCTCATCGACCTCGAGGCCGTCGGCCAGCTGGGGCTGAGCGCCACTCCCGCGGGCGGCGCCACGAGCGTCACCGTCAACGCCCGGCACCTCACCGTCGTGGGCGGCGCCGCAGGTGCGGACGGCGTCCAGGCCGAGGCCGCCGGTTCCGGCGTGACCAGCGCCGTGAACCTGTTCAACTCCATCGTGAGGGTCCCCGACCGGTCGCTCGTCGCGAGCGGCAACGGCACCGTTGCCGTGAACCACTCGGACTACCCGGCGGGCTCCACCACCGGCACGATCACCGCCGGCGCGGGCAACATCACCGCCGACCCGCTCTTCCTCAACCCGGCCACCGGCGACTACTCGCTCAAGGCCGGATCGCCGGCCGTCGACGTCGCCGACCCCGCCACGCCGACAGCCACCGACCGCGACGGCAACCCGCGCGTGGTCGACGGCGACCAGAACGGCACGGCGGTCCCCGACATGGGCGCCTACGAGCTCCAGGTCGCCAAGGCCTCCTTCACCACGACCCCGCCGGCGCTGAGCAACAACCGGCAGCCGGTGTTCCAGTTCACCGGCGGCGCCGCGACCGCGCGGCTGGAGTGCAGCCTCGACGGCGGCGGCTGGCAGACGTGCACCAGCCCGGCCACCACGCCGCCCCTGGCCGACGGGGCGCACAGCTTCGCGGTCCGCGCGGTCACCGCGGCCGGCGTCGTGCAGGCGACCCCGGCCTCGACCAGCTTCAGCGTCGACGCCACGGCGCCGGACACGCTCTTCACCAAGAAGCCGCAGAAGCGCTTCTTCAAGCAGAAGGTGAAGTTCAAGTTCGCCTCGACCGAGCCTGGGTCCAAGTTCCAGTGCCAGCTCGACAACAAGGGCTGGAAGAACTGCAGCGCGACCTGGAAGTTCAACACCAAGGTCGGCAAGCACGTGCTGCTCGTCCGGGCCCAGGACAGCGCCGGCAACCTCGACGCGTCGCCCGCGCGCTACAAGTTCAAGCGGATCAAGCGCGGTCGGTGA
- a CDS encoding amino acid ABC transporter ATP-binding protein: MSTTPLLEVEGLRKTYADRVVLDGIGLTVQRHDVVCLIGSSGSGKSTLLRCLNLLEEIDDGVIRLDGREVSDPRVDPREVRKRVGMVFQAYNLFPHLSVLDNCTLAPVRVHGVRRAEAEDRARSLLARFGLEEHVEKHPDRLSGGQQQRVALVRALCTEPELLLLDEITAALDPELVGDVLTIVRDLAEAGTTMILATHEMSFARDVATTVCFLDGGRVLEHGPPAQLLVAPQEERTRQFLRRILPASD; this comes from the coding sequence GTGAGCACGACCCCGCTGCTCGAGGTCGAGGGCCTGCGCAAGACCTACGCCGACCGCGTGGTCCTCGACGGCATCGGCCTCACCGTCCAGCGCCACGACGTGGTCTGCCTCATCGGCTCCTCGGGCTCCGGCAAGTCCACGCTGCTGCGCTGCCTCAACCTGCTCGAGGAGATCGACGACGGCGTCATCCGCCTCGACGGCCGCGAGGTCTCCGACCCCCGCGTCGACCCCCGCGAGGTGCGCAAGCGGGTCGGCATGGTCTTCCAGGCCTACAACCTGTTCCCGCACCTCTCGGTCCTCGACAACTGCACGCTCGCGCCGGTCCGCGTGCACGGCGTACGACGGGCCGAGGCCGAGGACCGCGCCCGCTCGCTGCTCGCCCGCTTCGGCCTCGAGGAGCACGTCGAGAAGCACCCCGACCGCCTCTCCGGCGGCCAGCAGCAGCGCGTGGCCCTCGTCCGCGCGCTCTGCACCGAGCCCGAGCTGCTCCTCCTCGACGAGATCACCGCCGCCCTCGACCCCGAGCTCGTCGGCGACGTCCTCACCATCGTCCGCGACCTCGCCGAGGCCGGCACCACGATGATCCTGGCCACCCACGAGATGAGCTTCGCCCGCGACGTGGCCACCACCGTCTGCTTCCTCGACGGCGGCCGGGTGCTCGAGCACGGCCCGCCCGCGCAGCTCCTGGTCGCGCCCCAGGAGGAGCGCACCCGCCAGTTCCTGCGGCGCATCCTCCCCGCCTCTGACTAG
- a CDS encoding amino acid ABC transporter permease — protein MSDTWSPSPRELDRRAVRRRLRTRSVLTATGLTVVVFVALGVVAARSPGWPSVHELFFNGYHARESFDEILHGFWINVQLFLICEPVILAAGLLIALARSARSPWLAPLRVVAVLYTDVVRGIPTLLLVVLFGFGFPALQLQGLPNSLFFWAAVALIVSYSAYVAEVFRSGIDSIHPSQVNSASALGLTRGQTMRHVVVPQATRRVVPPLLNDFVSLQKDTALVSSLGLFDALYSARDYGNYNFNYTPLFVVACFFIVCTVPLARLCDWLQRRWLERERAGAL, from the coding sequence GTGAGCGACACCTGGTCACCCAGCCCCCGGGAGCTCGACCGCCGGGCGGTCCGCCGCCGCCTCCGCACCCGGTCGGTGCTCACCGCGACCGGGCTGACGGTCGTGGTCTTCGTGGCCCTCGGTGTCGTCGCGGCGCGGTCGCCGGGCTGGCCGAGCGTGCACGAGCTGTTCTTCAACGGCTACCACGCCCGCGAGTCCTTCGACGAGATCCTGCACGGCTTCTGGATCAACGTGCAGCTGTTCCTCATCTGCGAGCCGGTCATCCTGGCCGCCGGCCTGCTCATCGCCCTGGCCCGCAGCGCCCGCTCGCCGTGGCTGGCGCCGCTGCGGGTGGTGGCGGTGCTCTACACCGACGTCGTCCGGGGCATCCCGACGCTGCTGCTCGTGGTCCTGTTCGGCTTCGGGTTCCCCGCGCTGCAGCTGCAGGGGCTGCCCAACAGCCTGTTCTTCTGGGCGGCCGTCGCGCTGATCGTGAGCTACAGCGCGTACGTCGCCGAGGTCTTCCGCTCCGGCATCGACTCCATCCACCCCTCGCAGGTCAACAGCGCCTCCGCGCTCGGGCTGACCCGCGGCCAGACCATGCGGCACGTCGTGGTCCCGCAGGCCACGCGGCGCGTCGTACCGCCCCTGCTGAACGACTTCGTCTCGCTGCAGAAGGACACCGCGCTGGTCTCCTCTCTCGGGCTCTTCGACGCGCTCTACAGCGCGCGCGACTACGGCAACTACAACTTCAACTACACCCCGCTCTTCGTGGTCGCCTGCTTCTTCATCGTCTGCACCGTCCCGCTCGCGCGGCTGTGCGACTGGCTGCAGCGGCGCTGGCTCGAGCGCGAACGGGCGGGCGCGCTGTGA
- a CDS encoding ABC transporter substrate-binding protein yields the protein MRLRTGLAVLPLVLVPLACAPADDSSGSSAGDDETTADASPTLADSETLSVSPAPTEAGGISPECAPDQLNLKEAGTLTVGTDKPAYEPWFSDNDPSNGKGYESAVAYAVADALGVGVTWTVVPFNTSYKPGDKDFDFDINQISITPEREQVVDFSDGYYAAAQAVIALKDSDIASATSVADLASYKLGAQTGTTSLTAIRETIKADDEPLVFEDTNAAKQALVNGQVDGIVADLPTAFYITAAEIKNSVIVGQFQPISGEQEEFGMLFQKGNPLVSCVNEALAQLKADGTLDQLQQEWLSNQVDVPVLQ from the coding sequence ATGCGTCTGCGCACCGGTCTCGCGGTCCTGCCCCTCGTCCTGGTCCCGCTGGCCTGCGCGCCGGCCGACGACAGCAGCGGCTCGTCCGCCGGCGACGACGAGACGACGGCGGACGCGTCCCCCACGCTGGCCGACAGCGAGACGCTCTCGGTCAGCCCCGCTCCGACCGAGGCGGGCGGCATCTCGCCGGAGTGCGCGCCGGACCAGCTGAACCTCAAGGAGGCCGGCACCCTGACCGTCGGCACCGACAAGCCGGCGTACGAGCCGTGGTTCTCCGACAACGACCCGAGCAACGGCAAGGGCTACGAGTCCGCGGTGGCGTACGCCGTCGCGGACGCGCTCGGCGTCGGCGTGACGTGGACGGTGGTCCCGTTCAACACCTCCTACAAGCCGGGCGACAAGGACTTCGACTTCGACATCAACCAGATCTCGATCACGCCGGAGCGCGAGCAGGTCGTGGACTTCTCCGACGGCTACTACGCCGCGGCGCAGGCGGTCATCGCGCTCAAGGACAGCGATATCGCCTCGGCGACGAGCGTCGCCGACCTGGCGTCGTACAAGCTCGGCGCGCAGACCGGCACCACGTCGCTCACCGCGATCCGCGAGACGATCAAGGCCGACGACGAGCCGCTGGTCTTCGAGGACACCAACGCCGCCAAGCAGGCGCTGGTCAACGGGCAGGTCGACGGGATCGTGGCGGACCTGCCGACGGCGTTCTACATCACCGCCGCCGAGATCAAGAACAGCGTGATCGTCGGGCAGTTCCAGCCGATCAGCGGTGAGCAGGAGGAGTTCGGGATGCTCTTCCAGAAGGGCAACCCGCTCGTCAGCTGCGTCAACGAGGCGCTCGCCCAGCTGAAGGCCGACGGGACCCTCGACCAGCTGCAGCAGGAGTGGCTGTCCAACCAGGTGGACGTGCCCGTCCTCCAGTGA
- a CDS encoding glycosyltransferase, protein MGPGQALDAFLREAPQSSLGIGPDGEAEPGRYERVAVVARDRAELRALQVTRGVRTAALAVWLDEGTSALSLTPRPEWPPLQLIRSRAVDGGWLVVLRFAAPVPVHRVVAELGRQSVWPDHAGQRGVVLDSEATDKVAADPVEVTDPDPVLELGPLDERVLNPIGFRRDVTLPVLDLSELDWGRGPTEALVRGVRGAAGVLADLPQASPLRAARLVAGLAMAGVPLTATSFRDRVAAHLGPEVTAAITAPVDLTDAQAREEHSVVVRRAALSAYSSRAWRTRLAAATGVRVAPQPSVSVVMATRRPDLLEHALGQVARQRGVERLELVLAPHGFTPDPAVLEAVDLDVVVWPMPEDALFGDVLHVAAAVASGDVVMKMDDDDWYAPDAVADLLLARAYSGAELVGMPDDLYHLEPTDETLRLGQPSEVYRQFVAGGTLMLDRALLHDVGGFRSVRRHVDAELIAAVRAAGGATYRTHGLGYVLRRTDGGHTWQADLDDLRSRAAEIRPGFAPGRLLEL, encoded by the coding sequence GTGGGACCCGGCCAGGCGCTCGACGCCTTCCTCCGCGAGGCGCCGCAGTCCTCGCTCGGCATCGGCCCGGACGGCGAGGCCGAGCCCGGGCGCTACGAGCGCGTGGCCGTCGTGGCCCGCGACCGCGCCGAGCTCCGGGCGCTGCAGGTCACCCGCGGGGTGCGTACGGCGGCGCTGGCCGTCTGGCTCGACGAGGGCACCTCGGCGCTCTCCCTGACCCCGCGGCCCGAGTGGCCGCCGCTGCAGCTGATCCGCTCGCGCGCGGTCGACGGAGGCTGGCTGGTCGTGCTGAGGTTCGCCGCGCCCGTGCCGGTGCACCGGGTCGTGGCCGAGCTGGGCCGGCAGTCGGTGTGGCCGGACCACGCCGGCCAGCGCGGGGTCGTCCTCGACTCCGAGGCCACCGACAAGGTCGCGGCCGATCCCGTCGAGGTCACCGACCCCGACCCGGTCCTCGAGCTGGGCCCGCTCGACGAGCGCGTGCTCAACCCGATCGGCTTCCGGCGCGACGTGACGCTGCCGGTGCTCGACCTGTCCGAGCTCGACTGGGGCCGCGGCCCGACCGAGGCCCTGGTCCGCGGGGTCCGCGGCGCCGCCGGGGTGCTCGCCGACCTGCCGCAGGCCTCGCCGCTGCGGGCCGCCCGGCTCGTCGCCGGGCTGGCCATGGCCGGCGTACCCCTCACCGCGACGTCGTTCCGCGACCGGGTCGCCGCCCACCTCGGGCCCGAGGTCACCGCGGCCATCACCGCCCCGGTCGACCTCACCGACGCCCAGGCCCGCGAGGAGCACAGCGTCGTGGTGCGCCGGGCCGCGCTCTCGGCCTACTCCTCGCGCGCCTGGCGCACCCGTCTCGCCGCCGCCACCGGCGTCCGCGTCGCACCACAGCCGTCGGTCTCGGTGGTGATGGCCACCCGCCGCCCCGACCTGCTCGAGCACGCGCTCGGCCAGGTCGCCCGCCAGCGCGGCGTGGAGCGGCTCGAGCTGGTCCTGGCCCCGCACGGCTTCACCCCCGACCCGGCCGTGCTCGAGGCCGTCGACCTCGACGTCGTCGTCTGGCCGATGCCCGAGGACGCGCTGTTCGGCGATGTGCTGCACGTCGCCGCCGCCGTCGCGTCGGGCGACGTGGTGATGAAGATGGACGACGACGACTGGTACGCCCCCGACGCCGTCGCCGACCTGCTCCTCGCCCGCGCCTACAGCGGCGCCGAGCTCGTCGGCATGCCCGACGACCTCTACCACCTCGAGCCCACCGACGAGACCCTGCGGCTCGGCCAGCCGAGCGAGGTCTACCGCCAGTTCGTCGCCGGCGGCACGCTCATGCTCGACCGGGCGCTCCTGCACGACGTCGGAGGCTTCCGCTCCGTGCGCCGCCACGTGGACGCCGAGCTCATCGCCGCCGTCCGCGCCGCCGGCGGCGCGACGTACCGGACCCACGGGCTGGGCTACGTGCTGCGCCGCACCGACGGCGGCCACACCTGGCAGGCCGACCTGGACGACCTCCGCTCGCGGGCGGCCGAGATCCGTCCGGGGTTCGCGCCCGGGCGGCTGCTCGAGCTCTGA
- a CDS encoding glycosyltransferase family 2 protein — translation MTGPTAADFPIRWAWEDGPLTPGLTCVFRVKDEARNLPWVLPPMFDAVQHVVLVDNGSTDGTPEVAQRVAEEHGAADRFTLRHYPVQVARAGSEHLLTPPDDPRSLTYFYNWSFSHVRTAYSMKWDGDMVLTAEGVELLRDLSWQLEDSSAVVAIPRHPMSVESESVAWLDLGYRFLEPWVYPMGPEFTFVKAFEWEVREFPPTSERIVAPEGMCVELKWLDQDEFAHWSETTFDPVRTPRKHRELEVMRALHEGRGHEIEGLKRIEAPAGVHVVDYVTTQWMQLEPRPLTLRLELQETT, via the coding sequence GTGACGGGGCCGACCGCGGCCGACTTCCCGATCCGCTGGGCGTGGGAGGACGGGCCGCTCACCCCCGGGCTCACCTGCGTGTTCCGGGTCAAGGACGAGGCGCGCAACCTGCCGTGGGTGCTGCCGCCGATGTTCGACGCCGTGCAGCACGTGGTGCTGGTGGACAACGGCTCCACCGACGGCACGCCGGAGGTCGCGCAGCGAGTGGCCGAGGAGCACGGCGCGGCCGACCGGTTCACGCTGCGGCACTACCCGGTCCAGGTCGCGCGCGCCGGGAGCGAGCACCTGCTCACGCCGCCGGACGACCCGCGCTCGCTGACGTACTTCTACAACTGGTCGTTCTCGCACGTGCGCACGGCGTACTCCATGAAGTGGGACGGCGACATGGTCCTCACCGCTGAGGGCGTCGAGCTGCTGCGCGACCTGTCCTGGCAGCTCGAGGACTCCAGCGCGGTGGTCGCGATCCCGCGGCACCCCATGTCGGTGGAGAGCGAGTCGGTGGCGTGGCTCGACCTCGGCTACCGCTTCCTGGAGCCGTGGGTCTACCCGATGGGCCCGGAGTTCACCTTCGTGAAGGCCTTCGAGTGGGAGGTGCGCGAGTTCCCGCCGACCAGCGAGCGGATCGTGGCTCCCGAGGGCATGTGCGTCGAGCTCAAGTGGCTCGACCAGGACGAGTTCGCGCACTGGAGCGAGACGACCTTCGACCCCGTCCGCACGCCGCGCAAGCACCGTGAGCTCGAGGTGATGCGCGCGCTGCACGAGGGCCGCGGCCACGAGATCGAGGGCCTCAAGCGCATCGAGGCGCCCGCGGGCGTGCACGTCGTCGACTACGTGACCACGCAGTGGATGCAGCTCGAGCCGCGGCCGCTGACCCTGCGCCTCGAGCTGCAGGAGACGACCTAG
- a CDS encoding sulfotransferase family protein yields MSETAPSASASKRRVVFVVGSGRSGTSTMAGALQALGMHVPQPEVRADETNPKGFAESKWVVDLHHELLQRENVQVSDARPGAWYATGKASASGITRARVTEWLGPHFAPAVGEEPAVEELVVKDPRLAWFLGLWKSAALRCDAQASYVTMLRHVTEVVGSKQKYYSQATNDFSQVQRTAAWVNMMLHTERATREGRRAFVRYDDLLSDWTVPVFRLGQDLDLEAVKGASANDIRKVHQFIDPGLKRVATTWAEVEVPERLRELAEETWSGLSKLAEPGGDTPDVHATLDEVRAAYVAFYDEAEAVAQSSVVAARREGRQQAREEQPAAPRALATRAKDKLRRTLQR; encoded by the coding sequence ATGTCCGAGACCGCCCCGAGCGCCAGCGCGTCGAAGCGCCGCGTGGTCTTCGTGGTCGGCTCGGGCCGCAGCGGCACGTCGACCATGGCCGGGGCGCTCCAGGCGCTGGGGATGCACGTGCCCCAGCCGGAGGTGCGGGCCGACGAGACCAACCCGAAGGGGTTCGCCGAGAGCAAGTGGGTGGTCGACCTGCACCACGAGCTGCTCCAGCGCGAGAACGTCCAGGTCAGCGATGCCCGGCCGGGCGCGTGGTACGCCACGGGCAAGGCCAGCGCGTCGGGGATCACGCGGGCACGGGTGACCGAGTGGCTGGGGCCGCACTTCGCGCCGGCGGTCGGCGAGGAGCCGGCGGTCGAGGAGCTGGTGGTCAAGGACCCGCGGCTGGCGTGGTTCCTGGGGCTGTGGAAGTCGGCGGCGCTGCGGTGCGACGCGCAGGCGTCGTACGTCACGATGCTGCGCCACGTCACCGAGGTGGTGGGCAGCAAGCAGAAGTACTACTCGCAGGCCACCAACGACTTCAGCCAGGTCCAGCGCACGGCGGCGTGGGTCAACATGATGCTGCACACCGAGCGGGCCACGCGGGAGGGCCGGCGGGCCTTCGTGCGGTACGACGACCTGCTCAGCGACTGGACGGTGCCGGTGTTCCGGCTCGGGCAGGACCTGGACCTCGAGGCCGTCAAGGGCGCGAGCGCCAACGACATCCGCAAGGTGCACCAGTTCATCGACCCGGGCCTCAAGCGGGTGGCGACGACGTGGGCCGAGGTCGAGGTGCCCGAGCGGCTCAGGGAGCTGGCCGAGGAGACCTGGTCGGGACTGTCGAAGCTGGCCGAGCCGGGCGGGGACACCCCGGACGTGCACGCGACGCTGGACGAGGTGCGCGCGGCGTACGTCGCGTTCTACGACGAGGCCGAGGCCGTCGCGCAGTCGAGCGTGGTGGCGGCCCGGCGCGAGGGCAGGCAGCAGGCGCGCGAGGAGCAGCCCGCCGCGCCGCGGGCGCTCGCCACGCGCGCGAAGGACAAGCTGCGCAGGACCCTGCAGCGGTGA
- a CDS encoding GH1 family beta-glucosidase, with amino-acid sequence MGGTEPDSAPLPPRFPPGFRFGTSTASYQIEGAVSSDGKGPSIWDTFTAKPGAVVDGSSGAQACDHYHRYAEDVRLMGELGTNGYRFSISWPRIQPSGKGRPSPKGLAFYDRLIDECLEHGVQPMATLYHWDLPQALEDDGGWLNRATIEHFAEYAAIVGDRFGDRVEHWVPINEPNVITIMGYAIGMHAPGRALMFEAMPVAHHLLLAHGRAAIALRESVRGRIPSIGCANNHAPMWPASDDPADVGATKLFDGLWNGLFMEPLLLGRYPEDTLPLVEDAIQDGDMTTIRQPLDFYGVNYYNPMRIGATEDDSELPFEFRPIVGYPMTDFGWPVVPEALREWLVMTRARFRAALPPLMVTESGCAYDIEPDEHGVVDDQARIDYLEGHLEAVAKAIQRGVDVRGYYCWSLMDNFEWAEGYTQRFGLVHVDFETQQRTPKRSFDWYRQFIAAQKQYAE; translated from the coding sequence GTGGGAGGGACCGAGCCCGACAGCGCGCCCTTGCCCCCGCGGTTCCCGCCGGGGTTCCGCTTCGGCACGTCCACTGCGTCGTACCAGATCGAGGGCGCCGTCAGCAGTGACGGCAAGGGCCCGTCGATCTGGGACACGTTCACCGCCAAGCCGGGCGCCGTGGTCGACGGCTCGTCGGGTGCGCAGGCGTGCGACCACTACCACCGCTACGCCGAGGACGTGCGGCTCATGGGCGAGCTCGGCACCAACGGCTACCGGTTCTCGATCTCCTGGCCGCGGATCCAGCCCTCCGGCAAGGGGCGCCCGAGCCCCAAGGGGCTCGCGTTCTACGACCGGCTCATCGACGAGTGCCTCGAGCACGGCGTGCAGCCCATGGCCACGCTGTACCACTGGGACCTGCCGCAGGCGCTCGAGGACGACGGCGGCTGGCTGAACCGCGCGACCATCGAGCACTTCGCGGAGTACGCCGCCATCGTCGGCGACCGCTTCGGCGACCGGGTCGAGCACTGGGTGCCGATCAACGAGCCGAACGTCATCACGATCATGGGCTACGCCATCGGCATGCACGCCCCCGGCCGCGCCCTGATGTTCGAGGCCATGCCGGTCGCCCACCACCTGCTGCTGGCCCACGGCCGCGCCGCCATCGCGCTGCGCGAGTCGGTGCGCGGCCGCATCCCCAGCATCGGCTGCGCCAACAACCACGCCCCCATGTGGCCGGCCAGCGACGACCCCGCCGACGTCGGCGCCACCAAGCTCTTCGACGGGCTGTGGAACGGGCTCTTCATGGAGCCGCTGCTGCTCGGCCGCTACCCCGAGGACACCCTCCCGCTGGTCGAGGACGCCATCCAGGACGGCGACATGACCACCATCCGCCAACCCCTCGACTTCTACGGCGTCAACTACTACAACCCCATGCGCATCGGCGCCACCGAGGACGACTCCGAGCTGCCCTTCGAGTTCCGCCCCATCGTCGGCTACCCCATGACCGACTTCGGCTGGCCCGTCGTCCCCGAGGCCCTGCGCGAGTGGCTCGTGATGACCCGCGCCCGCTTCCGCGCCGCCCTCCCGCCGCTGATGGTCACCGAGTCCGGCTGCGCCTACGACATCGAGCCCGACGAGCACGGCGTCGTCGACGACCAGGCCCGCATCGACTACCTCGAGGGCCACCTCGAGGCCGTGGCCAAGGCCATCCAGCGCGGCGTCGACGTGCGCGGCTACTACTGCTGGTCGCTGATGGACAACTTCGAGTGGGCCGAGGGCTACACCCAGCGCTTCGGCCTGGTCCACGTCGATTTCGAGACCCAGCAGCGCACCCCCAAGCGGTCCTTCGACTGGTACCGCCAGTTCATCGCCGCCCAGAAGCAGTACGCCGAGTAG